One stretch of Rhinolophus ferrumequinum isolate MPI-CBG mRhiFer1 chromosome 3, mRhiFer1_v1.p, whole genome shotgun sequence DNA includes these proteins:
- the LOC117020870 gene encoding ubiquinol-cytochrome-c reductase complex assembly factor 2 isoform X2: MAASRYRRFLKLCEEWPVDETKRGRDLGSYLRQRVAQAFREGENTQIAEPEACDQMYESLARLHSNYYKHKYPRPRDTSFSGLSVEEYKLILSTDTLEEFKDMNKGMWKKLQEKFAPGSPEEKHKAWAQSLSRPRT, translated from the exons TTTCTTAAGCTCTGTGAGGAATGGCCGGTGGACGAGACCAAACGGGGCCGGGACTTGGGCTCTTACCTGCGGCAGCGGGTAGCACAGGCCTTTCGGGAGGGAGAGAACACCCAG ATTGCAGAGCCTGAGGCCTGTGATCAGATGTATGAGAGCTTAGCACGACTCCATTCAAACTATTACAAACACAAG TACCCTCGCCCCAGAGACACGAGTTTCAGTGGCCTGTCCGTGGAAGAGTACAAGCTGATCCTGTCCACAG ACACCCTGGAAGAGTTTAAGGATATGAATAAAGGCATGTGGAAGAAACTGCAGGAGAAGTTTGCCCCTGGGAGTCCCGAGGAGAAGCATAAGGCCTGGGCTCAGTCCTTATCGCGCCCGCGTACCTAA
- the LOC117020870 gene encoding ubiquinol-cytochrome-c reductase complex assembly factor 2 isoform X1, translating to MPLVIIRRTLAAPSAHTPVSDHSRDEWPQPKDGSSRTKGMDHPFLFDIAEPEACDQMYESLARLHSNYYKHKYPRPRDTSFSGLSVEEYKLILSTDTLEEFKDMNKGMWKKLQEKFAPGSPEEKHKAWAQSLSRPRT from the exons ATGCCTTTGGTTATTATTCGTCGAACGctggctgccccctcagcccACACTCCTGTCTCTGACCATTCTCGTGATGAGTGGCCTCAACCCAAGGATGGATCGAGTAGAACTAAAGGAATGGATCATCCTTTCTTGTTTGAT ATTGCAGAGCCTGAGGCCTGTGATCAGATGTATGAGAGCTTAGCACGACTCCATTCAAACTATTACAAACACAAG TACCCTCGCCCCAGAGACACGAGTTTCAGTGGCCTGTCCGTGGAAGAGTACAAGCTGATCCTGTCCACAG ACACCCTGGAAGAGTTTAAGGATATGAATAAAGGCATGTGGAAGAAACTGCAGGAGAAGTTTGCCCCTGGGAGTCCCGAGGAGAAGCATAAGGCCTGGGCTCAGTCCTTATCGCGCCCGCGTACCTAA